A single Bacillus sp. HMF5848 DNA region contains:
- a CDS encoding S-layer homology domain-containing protein, producing the protein MKKLRWTVIGVLLLLVAPNLTGAAVQPTTFTDVQQYKNEIQFLADQKIVTGYEDGSFQPAKPVTRLQAVQMILRAKQVKLNNATVDPQLKDMREGDYGYAEVAKAVELGIVSGRDDGSFAPYDTLTRAQMAKIIVNAYSLDTASQFSFSDVTNNHWAHDFVSVLAGSGVTTGYDDGRYKPNETLSRQHFSVFLARKLNNEFVPATSKATLVKKVAAFENSVGMVMAYDQDGDVVSQGSGFVVVDGFLLTNYHVIEGGTTFSFVDANWNEHEIDGVVKTDKQADLAILKLKETGLFPALAVGPLSSVEKGERIVTVGSPQGLLNTVSDGLVSGLHTMEDGVEVLQISAPITHGNSGGPVFDTNGYAIGITTFGYDTGNLNFAISLDEAKTWITDLKAKSHAAVPVISFRGTPVQQLAPGVALDLNIALPDQVRKVVQHPTKPVMYMINDVDYKVTEVNYQTGDTRSITLSYQPQDMFFEGGNLYVALLKQPLNNYRDLEDQKGAIAVINTNTFVKEKQFDIILDPGSIVVDSHNVYISPGSGQHIELHAFSKTTGVLAFKAGYYNSVDQIAMHPFQNKMYSIDDYNNSIDVVFLHDGQFAGSMNLHHMYHKYELTDKSVFSPDGRYLFNGSGDILYTTNYKDTNLTLAASMETGFTSIAFDMENKLFYTSDGFYVDVYDYETFTILDSFEMEKGMLVTDLVFRDGFVYAVAEVESGKLVETRLYKIAIQ; encoded by the coding sequence ATGAAAAAATTAAGATGGACAGTAATCGGCGTGCTCTTATTGCTAGTGGCCCCTAATCTAACGGGCGCTGCCGTGCAACCGACTACTTTTACAGACGTACAACAATACAAAAATGAAATTCAATTTTTAGCGGATCAAAAAATTGTGACAGGCTATGAAGATGGATCATTTCAACCTGCGAAACCAGTTACGCGTCTTCAAGCAGTGCAAATGATTTTGCGTGCGAAACAGGTGAAGTTGAACAACGCAACGGTGGATCCCCAATTAAAAGACATGCGTGAAGGAGACTATGGCTACGCAGAAGTTGCAAAAGCGGTGGAGTTAGGCATTGTCTCTGGGCGTGATGACGGCTCGTTTGCACCGTATGACACGTTGACTCGTGCGCAAATGGCTAAAATTATAGTAAATGCTTATAGTTTAGATACAGCGTCACAATTTTCTTTTTCCGATGTGACGAACAACCACTGGGCGCATGATTTTGTCAGTGTTTTAGCAGGAAGTGGAGTTACAACAGGGTACGATGACGGACGTTACAAACCGAATGAAACGTTATCACGTCAACACTTTTCTGTGTTTTTAGCGCGCAAATTGAACAACGAATTCGTGCCAGCCACTTCAAAAGCGACACTTGTGAAAAAAGTAGCAGCCTTTGAAAATAGCGTCGGTATGGTGATGGCGTACGATCAAGATGGAGACGTTGTGTCCCAAGGTAGCGGCTTTGTCGTAGTAGATGGGTTTCTTTTAACGAATTACCATGTTATCGAAGGTGGCACGACGTTCTCATTTGTCGATGCAAACTGGAATGAACACGAAATTGACGGTGTAGTAAAGACAGATAAGCAAGCCGACCTTGCTATTTTAAAATTAAAAGAAACAGGGCTGTTTCCAGCGTTAGCGGTTGGACCGCTAAGCTCAGTTGAAAAAGGCGAGCGTATCGTGACGGTGGGAAGCCCGCAAGGCTTACTTAACACCGTGTCAGATGGCTTAGTAAGTGGGCTGCACACGATGGAGGACGGTGTGGAGGTACTGCAAATTTCAGCGCCAATCACACACGGGAACTCAGGTGGACCTGTATTTGACACGAATGGCTACGCAATAGGCATTACGACTTTTGGCTACGATACAGGGAACTTGAATTTTGCGATTTCGTTAGACGAAGCAAAAACATGGATTACAGACCTTAAAGCGAAATCTCACGCGGCGGTGCCTGTTATCTCATTCCGCGGAACACCAGTGCAACAGCTTGCGCCAGGTGTAGCATTAGATTTAAATATTGCGTTGCCTGATCAAGTGCGAAAAGTGGTACAGCATCCTACTAAACCCGTTATGTATATGATTAATGATGTAGATTACAAGGTGACAGAAGTAAATTATCAAACGGGTGATACGCGTAGCATCACGTTGTCGTATCAGCCTCAAGATATGTTCTTTGAGGGTGGTAACTTGTACGTCGCGTTATTAAAGCAACCACTTAATAATTATCGTGACCTTGAGGATCAAAAAGGTGCAATCGCTGTTATTAACACGAACACATTTGTAAAAGAAAAGCAGTTTGATATTATCCTAGACCCTGGCTCTATAGTGGTAGATTCGCATAACGTTTATATATCACCAGGCTCAGGGCAGCACATTGAACTTCATGCTTTTTCAAAAACAACAGGGGTACTAGCATTTAAAGCAGGCTACTATAATAGCGTGGATCAAATAGCGATGCATCCGTTTCAAAATAAGATGTATAGCATTGATGATTATAACAACAGCATTGATGTTGTCTTCTTACATGATGGGCAATTTGCTGGCAGTATGAACTTACACCACATGTATCACAAGTACGAGCTTACGGACAAGTCTGTCTTTTCTCCTGATGGACGTTACTTGTTTAACGGCTCAGGTGACATTTTATATACAACAAATTATAAAGATACGAACTTAACACTTGCGGCATCGATGGAAACAGGATTCACGTCCATTGCGTTTGACATGGAAAATAAATTGTTTTATACCTCCGACGGATTTTATGTGGATGTGTATGATTACGAAACGTTTACGATTTTAGATAGCTTTGAAATGGAAAAGGGTATGCTTGTAACGGACTTAGTATTTCGCGATGGATTCGTCTACGCAGTTGCAGAAGTAGAATCTGGCAAGCTAGTCGAAACTCGTTTATATAAAATTGCAATACAATAA
- a CDS encoding S-layer homology domain-containing protein, with protein sequence MRNFQFQLISVVLAVLVALAPHTTLASTSFTDVNLYNDEITFLTERGIITGYDDRTFRPTQNIKRMQAVQVIIRHLTQEGITPSTNAPTPQFSDLKPGDYGYDEVKLAVQLGIIDGTRSKFNAWQPLTRDQMAKILVEAYDLTGESQLLFNDVSTSHWAQPYIATLAGNNITTGYDDNTFRPRTNMSRQHFAVFMARMLDDRFKQDASTPADLTNITTLEKNVVMVHALNYAGQPIAQASGFFIGNGIVMTTASVFETGNTFVITDSDGVQHELLGYVDKDTNLDVAVVKTAKPIPRPGFPLVAFSNLEKGDRVIAIGSPQGIMNTVSDGIISGLHDNDEDYVDIIQISIPLSAEHAGAPILNEAGQLVGIALYGEDDGSLHFALPTDYVHDMIANTTNMPYENTGFSYFSRDTNVKYTTVAPDMNLPFMVKDVVQQPNSSILYALSEHSDIVYKIDYDKQTIETHNLAGDVIPVALEVHNGEVFILYKKITNNAAAEIVVLNANTLEQTRQFPLLDLNDEAIENPFDLVVHDDYVYVSTGERMEYLFAYNHQLETRVSQHFLAEEYSTLAISEDGTKVFATDYSKHYDDAVEVYEVDKGQIKGLSNFYRGEFGKKASLHGKYVYGTNGVVFDAATRTKQTQFHIPYYDDIAFGMDRIYVGTYGILETFDASTHKLLNRVNVPGQLKRVFSSNGTAVVISEVLENGSNRPKHAIYKINGEESN encoded by the coding sequence GTGAGGAATTTCCAATTTCAGTTGATAAGCGTTGTGTTGGCTGTGCTCGTTGCACTTGCACCGCACACGACATTAGCAAGTACATCATTCACAGATGTGAACTTATATAACGATGAAATAACATTCTTAACTGAGCGAGGCATTATTACAGGGTATGATGACCGTACCTTCAGGCCGACGCAGAACATTAAACGGATGCAGGCAGTGCAGGTGATTATTCGTCATTTAACACAAGAGGGGATTACGCCGTCAACTAATGCGCCGACTCCGCAATTCTCTGACCTTAAGCCAGGTGATTACGGCTATGATGAGGTGAAGCTCGCGGTGCAACTAGGGATCATTGATGGCACGCGCTCTAAGTTTAACGCGTGGCAGCCACTAACCCGTGATCAGATGGCGAAGATTCTTGTGGAAGCGTACGATTTAACGGGTGAGTCACAGTTACTTTTCAACGATGTTTCAACAAGTCATTGGGCGCAACCATATATCGCGACGTTAGCAGGGAACAACATTACAACCGGTTATGATGACAACACGTTCCGTCCGCGCACGAACATGTCGCGTCAGCATTTCGCTGTGTTTATGGCGCGTATGCTGGATGACCGTTTTAAGCAAGACGCGTCAACACCGGCTGACCTCACAAACATCACAACTTTAGAAAAAAACGTCGTGATGGTGCATGCGCTTAATTATGCGGGACAGCCTATCGCGCAGGCAAGTGGCTTTTTTATCGGAAACGGAATCGTAATGACAACAGCGTCTGTGTTTGAAACAGGTAATACCTTTGTAATTACAGACTCTGACGGCGTGCAGCATGAACTACTAGGTTATGTTGACAAGGACACGAACCTGGATGTGGCCGTTGTGAAGACGGCCAAGCCAATCCCAAGACCAGGTTTCCCACTCGTTGCTTTTTCGAATCTTGAAAAAGGCGACCGTGTCATTGCGATTGGTAGTCCACAAGGCATAATGAATACTGTCTCCGACGGAATTATTAGTGGTTTACACGATAACGATGAGGACTATGTGGATATTATTCAAATATCGATTCCTTTATCGGCGGAGCATGCAGGTGCTCCTATCTTAAATGAGGCCGGCCAGCTCGTAGGAATCGCATTGTACGGTGAAGATGACGGTAGCTTACACTTTGCACTACCAACAGACTATGTACACGATATGATAGCGAACACCACTAACATGCCGTATGAAAACACAGGCTTTAGTTATTTTTCACGTGATACAAATGTCAAATATACAACTGTGGCTCCGGATATGAACTTGCCGTTTATGGTAAAAGACGTTGTTCAGCAGCCAAACAGTTCGATTTTATATGCATTAAGTGAGCACAGCGATATAGTCTACAAAATTGATTATGATAAACAGACGATTGAAACGCACAACTTAGCAGGTGACGTTATTCCAGTTGCGCTTGAAGTCCACAACGGGGAAGTCTTTATTTTATATAAAAAAATAACAAATAACGCTGCAGCGGAGATTGTAGTTTTAAATGCGAACACACTGGAGCAAACAAGACAATTTCCGTTACTGGATTTAAACGATGAGGCTATCGAAAATCCGTTTGACCTCGTGGTTCACGATGATTACGTGTATGTAAGCACAGGGGAACGAATGGAGTATTTATTTGCTTACAACCATCAATTAGAGACTCGCGTTTCACAGCACTTTCTTGCTGAGGAATATAGCACTCTAGCAATCTCGGAAGATGGTACGAAAGTATTCGCGACCGACTATAGTAAGCATTATGACGACGCAGTTGAAGTGTATGAAGTCGACAAAGGACAAATTAAAGGCCTATCTAATTTTTATCGCGGTGAGTTTGGAAAAAAAGCTTCGTTACATGGCAAGTATGTGTATGGTACAAACGGTGTGGTCTTTGATGCGGCAACTCGTACGAAGCAAACGCAATTCCATATTCCATACTATGATGATATCGCATTTGGGATGGACCGGATTTATGTAGGGACATATGGAATACTGGAAACGTTTGACGCCTCAACGCACAAGCTTTTAAACAGAGTTAATGTGCCAGGCCAATTGAAGCGGGTTTTCTCTAGCAATGGTACGGCTGTTGTTATAAGTGAAGTGCTTGAAAACGGCTCAAATCGTCCAAAGCATGCTATTTATAAAATTAACGGAGAGGAGTCGAACTGA
- a CDS encoding helix-turn-helix domain-containing protein, with product MTVQIKKQHSKWTEKEIDYIKEHVGKIKISTMAKNLNRSEDAVILKLKRLGLGNMREQSGDITLGELARILKVDRNTVVNWQQRHGLPTTARVVRLKRKYHYVSVSEFWQWAEKNKDKIDFSIIEPYALLPQPAWFEELRISSEKVEKNYQPWTMQEHKKLALLLDKNYSYHTIAHELGRTPLSVERKVHRLRSTQIGVASR from the coding sequence ATGACAGTTCAAATTAAAAAACAGCATAGCAAGTGGACCGAAAAAGAAATTGATTACATAAAAGAACATGTAGGAAAAATTAAAATTAGTACGATGGCCAAAAACCTTAATCGTAGTGAAGATGCCGTTATACTGAAGTTAAAACGACTCGGGCTTGGAAATATGCGCGAACAGTCAGGGGATATTACACTTGGTGAATTGGCACGTATTCTAAAGGTGGATCGGAATACAGTTGTGAATTGGCAACAGCGTCACGGACTCCCAACAACAGCGCGAGTGGTACGTCTGAAAAGAAAATATCATTACGTGAGTGTATCCGAATTTTGGCAGTGGGCAGAAAAAAATAAAGACAAGATTGACTTTAGTATAATTGAACCGTATGCTCTCTTACCTCAACCAGCTTGGTTTGAAGAGTTGCGAATCAGTAGCGAGAAGGTCGAGAAAAACTATCAGCCGTGGACAATGCAAGAACATAAAAAATTAGCACTTCTTCTAGATAAAAACTATAGTTATCATACGATTGCGCATGAATTAGGTCGCACGCCTTTAAGTGTCGAACGAAAAGTACACAGATTAAGAAGCACTCAAATTGGTGTGGCAAGTAGATAA